The Pontibacter pudoricolor genome contains a region encoding:
- a CDS encoding SusD/RagB family nutrient-binding outer membrane lipoprotein, with protein sequence MKKLIICLFSLVFMASCVDDLDEYNFDQKKATIVPAVTLFTGATKNLTDVLTTPNVNTNNYRFYVQHWTSTQYLDEPRYNMTSRTIPQSMWTTLYRDVLNDLKEAKKLVEADQTLTEGVKKNQIAQIEIMQVYTWSVLVNTFGDVPYTEALDPLNALPVYDDAQTVYNDILTRLDAAVAQIDPKANGFAKSGDILYAGSMANWLKFGNSLKLKLGMVIADVDNTRAKALAESATAASSGGVISSNAQNAAFEYLPAPPNNNPISSNVKGPLSTREDYVAANTLVDVMNNLNDPRRSAYFTSVGGAFVGGKYGFPNDFATHSTASAKIADPTFEAMLLDYAEVEFLLAEAVERGYNVGGTAAEHYNAGVTASITYWGGTAAQASAYLAQPGVNYQSAPGDWRQKIGKQEWIALYNRGYDAWVTWRRLDAPTLTPPVADLIVPTRLIYPVNEQTLNPANNASAATEIGGDKSSTKLFWDKF encoded by the coding sequence ATGAAGAAACTTATCATATGCTTATTCTCGCTGGTGTTTATGGCATCATGCGTAGATGATCTGGACGAGTATAATTTTGACCAGAAGAAAGCAACAATTGTTCCGGCTGTTACTCTGTTTACAGGTGCAACCAAGAACCTGACGGATGTGTTAACAACTCCAAACGTTAACACAAACAACTATCGTTTTTATGTGCAACACTGGACATCTACTCAGTACCTGGATGAGCCAAGATACAACATGACGTCACGTACAATTCCACAGAGTATGTGGACAACTTTGTACCGTGATGTACTGAACGATTTGAAAGAAGCTAAAAAGTTAGTTGAAGCAGATCAGACTCTTACAGAGGGCGTTAAGAAAAACCAGATAGCTCAGATCGAGATCATGCAGGTTTATACATGGTCTGTATTAGTGAATACCTTTGGTGATGTACCTTATACTGAGGCTCTTGACCCTCTGAATGCGCTTCCTGTATACGACGATGCTCAGACCGTTTATAATGACATCTTAACTCGTCTTGACGCTGCAGTTGCTCAGATTGATCCTAAAGCTAATGGCTTTGCAAAGAGTGGAGATATCCTTTACGCTGGTAGCATGGCAAACTGGCTTAAATTTGGTAACTCTCTTAAGTTAAAGCTTGGTATGGTAATAGCTGATGTTGATAATACAAGAGCAAAAGCTTTAGCAGAATCAGCAACAGCAGCGAGTTCAGGTGGTGTAATATCGAGCAATGCTCAAAACGCAGCATTCGAATATCTGCCAGCTCCGCCAAACAACAACCCGATTTCTTCTAACGTTAAAGGTCCTCTTTCAACTCGTGAAGACTACGTTGCTGCAAATACACTGGTTGATGTAATGAACAACCTGAACGACCCAAGAAGAAGTGCTTACTTTACTTCTGTTGGAGGTGCGTTTGTAGGTGGTAAATATGGTTTCCCTAATGACTTTGCTACTCACTCAACTGCAAGTGCGAAGATTGCTGATCCAACTTTTGAAGCAATGCTGCTTGATTACGCGGAAGTAGAATTCCTTCTTGCTGAAGCTGTAGAAAGAGGTTATAATGTAGGCGGCACGGCTGCTGAACACTATAATGCAGGTGTTACTGCTTCTATCACATACTGGGGAGGTACTGCAGCTCAGGCTTCAGCATACCTTGCACAGCCTGGAGTGAATTATCAGAGTGCTCCTGGCGACTGGAGACAGAAGATTGGTAAGCAGGAGTGGATCGCACTTTACAACCGCGGATACGATGCATGGGTAACCTGGAGAAGACTGGATGCACCAACACTTACACCTCCGGTAGCAGACCTGATCGTTCCTACAAGATTAATCTATCCTGTTAATGAGCAAACGCTAAACCCAGCAAACAATGCGTCTGCTGCAACTGAAATTGGCGGTGATAAGAGCTCAACTAAACTTTTCTGGGACAAATTTTAA
- a CDS encoding Ig-like domain-containing protein, whose product MRNKLSILLLSLFTVIMFSGCEDELESFDGPYQITIRGAASALPETTKTYSLGNIQNPENYTWTVEGPAQIVGATTGATVTVKFVSAGDVRINVTNGVDKGLKTVSAIEATADVTAKLTDTGVLRSGQSDTVFFNFAVPVEGMPTLELLDSDEETDFNKGEPFLSGSIGELKKIDATHFFAIYTAGEGNGTPEAKLSNIKSTAAFGSKVIETEYVQLYRVDNIAPVANISYSTESVKTGSPVTITVTFSEPVMNADPKNKKLFMNLNGTGTSETVELKPTSNNRVYTYEFTPKTTSDGVITVSLNDIVDLAGNSLNGVNNATALSVDNVNPVVTGTAVDAGNYASITLSSTEAGTVSYVILKTGSTAPTAATFASTTGVAKGSVEITSANQQKIIAQDLAKGEYVVYFMAADKAGNTSAITSDALSMN is encoded by the coding sequence ATGAGAAATAAACTATCTATACTGCTTTTATCGCTCTTCACAGTTATTATGTTTAGTGGCTGTGAGGATGAATTAGAATCCTTCGATGGCCCTTATCAGATAACGATAAGAGGTGCTGCTTCGGCTTTGCCTGAAACAACTAAAACTTATTCCTTAGGGAATATCCAGAATCCTGAAAATTATACCTGGACTGTAGAAGGACCAGCTCAAATTGTAGGTGCCACAACTGGTGCTACAGTAACAGTTAAATTTGTCTCTGCAGGTGACGTTAGAATTAATGTTACCAATGGTGTGGACAAAGGACTGAAGACTGTTTCGGCAATTGAAGCAACCGCTGATGTAACAGCAAAGCTAACAGATACAGGAGTTTTAAGAAGTGGTCAATCAGACACTGTTTTCTTTAACTTTGCTGTTCCAGTTGAAGGCATGCCAACATTAGAATTGCTGGATTCTGATGAGGAGACTGATTTTAATAAAGGTGAGCCTTTCCTTTCAGGATCTATAGGAGAGCTGAAAAAGATTGATGCGACACATTTCTTTGCTATTTATACTGCAGGTGAAGGAAATGGTACACCTGAAGCAAAACTGAGTAACATTAAATCAACTGCTGCATTCGGCTCAAAAGTTATTGAAACCGAATACGTTCAGTTATATAGAGTAGATAATATTGCTCCTGTAGCCAATATCTCCTATTCAACTGAGAGTGTAAAAACCGGATCGCCTGTAACTATAACTGTTACTTTTAGCGAGCCTGTTATGAATGCAGATCCTAAAAACAAGAAGTTGTTTATGAACCTTAACGGTACAGGCACTTCAGAAACAGTAGAGTTGAAACCTACTTCAAACAATAGAGTTTATACCTATGAATTTACTCCAAAAACGACAAGTGATGGAGTAATTACAGTAAGCCTAAATGATATTGTTGACCTGGCTGGTAACAGCTTAAATGGTGTTAATAACGCCACAGCTCTAAGTGTGGATAACGTGAATCCAGTTGTTACAGGTACTGCAGTAGATGCCGGTAACTATGCATCTATTACATTATCATCAACTGAAGCTGGTACTGTAAGCTATGTTATTTTGAAGACAGGAAGCACAGCTCCTACGGCAGCAACATTTGCATCAACAACTGGGGTAGCAAAAGGGTCTGTTGAGATAACTTCTGCTAACCAGCAGAAAATTATAGCTCAAGATCTTGCAAAAGGAGAGTATGTAGTATACTTCATGGCTGCGGATAAGGCAGGTAATACAAGTGCTATCACTTCAGATGCGTTATCAATGAACTAG